The genome window AATCGCAAATTGCTAGTTGTAGCTACGGGCAATCCGGGTAAACTCAAGGAAATGCAAGTTTATCTTCAGGATTTGGGATGGGAATTGCAACTCAAACCGGAAGAGTTGGAAATCGAGGAAACAGGCGAAACTTTTATTGCGAATGCTTGCTTGAAGGCGTCTGAAGTGGCAAAAGCAACGGGCAAATGGTCGATCGCCGATGATTCTGGTTTAATGGTAGATGCACTCGACGGGCAACCCGGGATTTACTCGGCGCGCTACGGGAAAACCGATGCTGACAGGATATCTCGACTCCTCAAAGAATTGGGAAGCGAACAAAACCGGGAAGCACAATTTGTCTGCGCGATCGC of Oscillatoria nigro-viridis PCC 7112 contains these proteins:
- the rdgB gene encoding RdgB/HAM1 family non-canonical purine NTP pyrophosphatase codes for the protein MTNRKLLVVATGNPGKLKEMQVYLQDLGWELQLKPEELEIEETGETFIANACLKASEVAKATGKWSIADDSGLMVDALDGQPGIYSARYGKTDADRISRLLKELGSEQNREAQFVCAIAIARPDGTIALQVEGICRGEILHTPRGTGGFGYDPIFYVPAQQQTFAEMTPDIKRSHSHRGRAFHALIPQMANIVNQN